Genomic segment of Sulfurimonas sp.:
TTTGATAATATTGACATTATAGTTCCAAATTCATCTTTCATACAAAACAATGTAGTAAACTTAACTCTTGAAGATAGGATTAGAAGATTGCACATACCTTTTGGAGTAGCTTACGGCAGTGAGATTCAAGAAGTCAAAAAAGCTGTTCTGGAAGCACTTGATAAAAGTGACTTAATATATATCAGAGATGATGAAGATAAAAAACCTGATATTAGAATGACACTTATGAATGCAAGCAGTGTTGATTTAGAACTTATTGTATGGGTCAACAGAAGCCTAAAACTAACACAACCTTCACTACCATCAGACTTTTTAATTTTAATATATGATGCACTAAGAGCAAATAACATTGAGATTCCATTTCCTCAAGTTGATGTGCATATGAAAAGTGAATAGATATGGAAAATATTTTAACTCAAATAGATGCTCTACACTTAGAAGATCTAAAAAATGATCAACACCCTTCAATATTTGATGATAATGAAGGCTACAATATTTTAATAGTCCGCCTTCCAGTTATAGCAAACGAAAACGGTGCAAAATCTTTAGGTTTTGTATTTGGTGAACAAAATTCTTACTTTTATGATAGAAGTAAAAATGAATTTAAAGAGTTTGACAATACTTTTGATTCACCTTATTCGATCATTGATAAAGCAGTTGACAGAGTCCTGAAATCATTTATCAAATATCAGGAATCTATCTCAGATATGGAAGAGGATCTGTATGCAAATAAAACTAACAAAGACTTTTTAAATTCATGGCTTGAGATTAAACTCGAAATACTAAGAATAGAACGTATGCTTACTAGAACCACAAATACAATGGATGAGTTTATTGACTTTTATGAAAATCAAGAAAACTTCCCTATAAACAAGTATATGGACATACACGAGCACTTAGAACGTACCATGCGTTCAGCTACATTACAACTATCAAAACTTGATTATCTATACAGTTTTTATAATGCAAAATCAAATGATAAAATGAACAGAATGATATATGTACTTACAATCATATCAGCCATATTTTTACCGCTGAATTTAGTTGTCGGTTTTTTTGGAATGAATACAAGCGGACTCCCACT
This window contains:
- a CDS encoding magnesium transporter CorA family protein, translating into MENILTQIDALHLEDLKNDQHPSIFDDNEGYNILIVRLPVIANENGAKSLGFVFGEQNSYFYDRSKNEFKEFDNTFDSPYSIIDKAVDRVLKSFIKYQESISDMEEDLYANKTNKDFLNSWLEIKLEILRIERMLTRTTNTMDEFIDFYENQENFPINKYMDIHEHLERTMRSATLQLSKLDYLYSFYNAKSNDKMNRMIYVLTIISAIFLPLNLVVGFFGMNTSGLPLASGENGTYYAISVMLSLALGASVVFRFWRRKVEK